A region of the Pseudomonadota bacterium genome:
CTCGTCAGCGCACTGAGCGCAAGGGTCGTCGCGAAGCCCCCGTCTCTGAGATCGACGATGCGGCGCGTGATCTCGTCGAGAAGATCGTCGATCTCATGCAGCTTCACGTGAACATCGAGGAAGAAGAGTCGATGGATGGCCAGACGGTGCTGAACCTGGTCGGGCCAGACCAGAGCATCCTCATCGGCAAGCGCGGCCAGACCCTCGAGGCCCTGCAGTTCATCTGCAACCTCATCATCAACAAGGAGTCCACCGAGCGCCGTCGCATCCCGCTCGACGCCGGCAGCTATCGGCTGCGTCGTGAGAAGACCCTCAGCGACATGGCGCAGCGCCTGGCCCGTCGTTCACTCGAGGAGCGGGTGCAGATCGCGCTCGATCCCATGAACCCAGCCGAGCGACGCATCATTCACATGGCGCTCGCCGACGATCCGGATGTCGAGACCTTCTCTGAGGGCGAAGAGCCGGATCGGAAGGTCATCATCTCGCCGCGTCACTGAACGTGCATCGAGACGACACGATCTGCGCCATTGCAACGGCGCCAGGGGAAGGGGGCGTGGGCATCGTCCGCATCAGCGGGCCCGCGTCCCTTTCGATTCTCTGCGCGCTCTATCGTGGAGCCCGTGGAGGTCGCCGCACCGACTGGCCCTCACATCGGCTGCTGCTGGGCCACGTGGTCGATCCCGACAGCGGGGAGGCCATCGATCAGGTGCTGGCCGTCTACATGCCTGCCCCTCGTTCGTACACGGGAGAAGACGTGGCCGAGCTGCACGGGCACGGCGGCGCCGCCTCGCTGCGACGCATCGTCGACGTCGCGCTTCGGCTCGGCGCGCGTGTTCCCGATCCGGGCGAGTTCACGCAACGCGCATTCTTGAACGGTCGCATCGATCTCGCTCAGGCGGAGGCGGTCATCGATGTCATTCGCGCACGCACCGATGTATCGCTGCGCGCCGCCATGGGGCAGTTCGGCGGCAAGCTGTCTGCCCGGGTGCGGGCGCTGACCGATCAGCTGCTCGACTGGATCGCCCAGCTCGAGGCCACCCTCGATTTCCCGGAAGACGATATCCCCTCAGTCTCCACAGATCGGCTGCTGCGTGGCGCAGACGAGGTCCTGGAGGGGCTCGAGGCGCTGCTGGCGCGCGCTGAGCAGGGACGCGTCCTGCGTGACGGGGTGCGCGTGGCCATCGTGGGAACTCCCAACGTGGGGAAGTCGTCGCTGCTGAATGCGCTGCTGGGCGAGCAGCGGGCCATCGTCACCGAGGTTGCGGGTACGACGCGCGACAGCATCGAGGAGTGGCTCGACATCGACGGGGTGCCCATGCGGATCGTCGACACCGCGGGCATACGTGAGTCGACCGATCGCATCGAGGTGGAGGGCATCGATCGGGCCAGACGTCACCTCGAGAGCGCTGACCTCGTGCTGTTTGTGGTCGACGGGTCGCGGGCGCTCGGCGACGACGACCGATCGATTGCTGATCTGTCTGCCCAGCGCCCCCGAATCGTCGTGGTGAACAAGAGCGATCTCGATCTGGCTGCCGATGTGCAGGCGGTCGCGGAGCCCTGCGAGGTTGTGCGCATCAGTGCGCGCAGCGGTCACAACCTGACGTTGCTGCGCGCAGCGATGGTGACCAAGGTCGCTGGCGGCGTGGTGACGATCAGCGACGAGACGGTTGGGGGAAACCTCCGCCATCGCGATGCGCTCTACCGTGCACGCGAGCATGTTCGCAAGGCGCGCGAGACCGCGGCAGCCGGGCTTGCCGCTGATTTTGTCACCATCGACCTCAAAGCGGCGGTTGACGCCCTGGGTGAGATCACGGGCGCCAATATCACCGAAGAGGTGATCACGCGAATCTTCAGCCAGTTTTGTCTGGGGAAATAGGACGTCTCCCTGGGCGAGAGACGCATCGCTCTCGTCAAGGGGTTGCCGGCGTGCTCGACGGGGGCAGAGAGGTCGCAGCGGAGGGGCTCGCGGGGGGCGCCATCGGTGTGCCGGATGCGCTGACCGCGGGTACGGGGAGATGTGGCTGGTCAGATCCGAGATCGCTCTCTCGCACCAGATCGTGGGCTGCAAAAGCACCGCGCAGGGTGGCGCGCGGTGTCTCGAACCGCAGATCGACCGACCCGTCCAACGAGAGGTGGGTGACCCCGTCTCTCGATTTTCGCTCGGTGATGTGATCGACCCGCAGGGTCACGTTCCAGCGTGTCTCGATGACGTCAATCCTTCCGCTCGCTGCATCGATGCGCTGCAGCAGGGCGTATCGTATGGCGCAGTCCTTGGGGATGTTCCCATCGCGGGCCTGAAAGGTTCCTGGCTTAAGGCTAGCGGCGTCGATGAAGATCGCGAACATGCGCTCCGGAGCGCGTGGTGCAAACGGATCGAAGGTTCCATCGTGAACCGGAACATCTTGCTCGAATCCGAGCCACATGGCGTCCGGGTCCTGCCAGAGGAGCACTGTTCTCGCCTCGAAGGGGAGCCCGTCGATCTCCCCCTGGGGCACGCTTGAGCGTGTCGCCGTTGCGGCCGCCGACGGCGCAGGCCTCGCCGGCGAAGGAAGTGGCGGTGCTGCGCTGCACCCGTTCAGAACGGCTGTGAGCAGGGCTGCTGCGCTGAGAAGTGAGGGACATCGCACGGGTGAGCACTTCCACCTCAGGGCGTGGCTTCCTATGCGCGCTCCGGGCACGCTCACGAATCGCGCTCGGCTGGAAAGGGGTCGCGGCTGCCGAGCGTTGAGCGCGCATGGCCAGATGGGGGAGATTTGTCTGATATGGGGAAGTAGTCGGGTGCACGGAGGGGTTTGGGACATGCGCAACCACATTCGCCTGATGACGCTCTTTCTGCTCGTCGTGGCGCTCGATCTCAGCGGGGCAGCGCGCACCGCGTGGGGGCAGGAGAGGGTTCGGCATCTCTCGCTCACCTTTCATGGAGCCGCCGGCAAGGTGGGGGGGTCGTGCTTCCTGCTCGACGCCGATGGTGAGAAGGTGCTGCTCGACTGCGGCCTGGCCTTCGACGAGGAGGGCGATGACGGCGGTGTCAAGGGCGACACGACGAGCTTTCCCTTCGATCCGAAGTCGATCTCGGCGGTGGTGGTGAGTCACATCCACCTCGATCACGCGGGGGCTCTCCCCTTACTGGTCAAGCGCGGCTTTCGCGGGCGCATCCACGCCACACGGGTCACGCGCGAGCTGGCCGCCATCGCCCTGCAGAGCTGCTACCGATATGGTGATTTCGGTGTGGAGCCCTTCTACACGTCGGCGAGCAGCGGCAGGCGCTCATCTGCCGTACACTCGCGAGACGACTGCGACGCAGGTGCAAGAATGAAGGCGCGCACGACATTCCAGGCCCACCGCTCCGCGCTTGCTGCGCAGCATCAGCACATGTGCCGCACCTGCCTGCGTCTCGAGCTCGATGACGTGATGCGACTGTTCGTCGAGCATCCCTACCACGTGTCGTTCTCGATCACGTCTCATCTCACTGCCGTGTTGCAGCCGACGGGGCATCTTCCCGGATCGGCCATGACCACGGTGATCATGCAACGCGCCTCCGGAAAGTATCGTGTCATCTGGTCGGGCGATTACGGCGGCGGTACCCATCCCTTTCTCCCCGCTCCCGAGACGGTGGGCGAAGGTCAGGTGCTGCTGGTGGAATCGACCTACGGCGGCAACACCGACCCGGAGAGAGACCCGGCGCCGGCGTTCATCGCCGCTGTGGCTTCGGCGCTGAAGCAGGGCCGCCGCGTGCTCGTTCCCGCGTTCACCCTCGATCGCAGCCAGCGCGTTCTGGCGGCGCTCGCGCGAGGGCGGCGTGAAGGGGGGCTGCCCGAGGTGCCGGTCTACATCACGAGTCGCACCATCGACGCGTTCACGCGCGCCTACCAGGGCTTCTCCCGCGACCGCGCAACCTATGGCGAGTCGTTCAACGCGGCGTTCTTCGACGATCCGTTTCGTGGTCTGTCGTGGCGCATGCTGCGTTCGAAATCGATTCCACAGGGGCCGTCGGTGGTGGTGGCATCGTCGGCCGACGGCAGGTACGGGGCCTGCGCGGCGCTCCTGGAGCCCTACGTCACCGACCCTCGCGCGGCCATCATCAAGGTGGGATGGGCATCGCCGTCATCGCCCATGGGACGCCTCTACGCCGCGTCGCAGAAAGGGGCGCGCGAGGTCGAGCTTACATCGACGCAGCGCGTCAGCCTGCAGGCAAGCCTAGCTGCTGTGAGTCTGAGCGGGCATGGGCATGCATCGACGGTGGCCCGTCTCGCAACGGGCTGTCGCGGCCTGCAACGGCTCTTTCTGGTTCACGGCGAGCCGGATGGGCTGGCGAGGTTTGCGGCTTATCTGCGCACCCTGCTGCCGCGTTCAGTGCAGGTGCGCATCCCAGCGATGGGTGAGCGGGTCGAGCTCTTCTGAGCGATGGCGCTCGCCTTTGGCGCGAGAAGGTTCTCGTGTTCAAGCGGTCGAGAAGGCAGACGCGACCAGACAGGCGTGGCGTCGAGAGATCGCGAACTCCTGCGCGTATGCCGCTGATGTTCATCGAACGGTTGGACGGGCCTATAGATGAAGCAGCGTGGCGCGAGGCTGTCGAGCACGTGGGTGGCGTTCTTCTCGATGAGTCGCTCGATGTCGCGCTGCGTGATGAGGGCGGAGCCTGGACGCGGGCTCTGATCTGGAACGCGAGCAGCGCCGAGTTCTCGGTGATGCGCTACTGCGCGCCTTTCCGAGAGGGCATCGAAGCGATTGCGCGTGCGCTCTCAGCGGTGGTGGTCGATAATGACGGGGCTCGGTACCTCTAGTGCCGCAGGGGCAGCGCACGTCTGTGTCCCGTTCAGCAGCCGGTCGTGACGCGGCAGGGGTGCGCGTCTCCGTGACCTGGGGGCGTGCCCGTGTGACGTTGCTGCTGCTCGTGGCATTGCTCCTCATCACAGCCACGCCGACGCGGGCACAGGCACCGGCCGAGATGCAGGCGGCGCTGCGCGACGCCTACGAGCGGTACAAAGATCTGCGCGAGGGCTCCAATGCCGACTACATCCCCGCGCTGGCGAAGGTGAATCCCAACATCTTCGGCATCGTGCTCGTCACCGTTGACGGTCGCGTGTTCACAGAGGGAGATGTGAGCTCCGAGGTCTCCATCCAGTCGGTCTCCAAGGTCCTCACGCTGGCACGTGTGCTGCAGGAGCGTGG
Encoded here:
- a CDS encoding KH domain-containing protein encodes the protein MRTVEEFGRTVEEAREKAFKSLGIGVADEADVDVEVLDEGSPGNDLGWGRKFARVKVTCRDSSARFETDVAPPEIDDEETEEAAPAPEVRKSTGRAAAPAEAPRKRGKGGARTGDEAPPERSSEKAPAARQRTERKGRREAPVSEIDDAARDLVEKIVDLMQLHVNIEEEESMDGQTVLNLVGPDQSILIGKRGQTLEALQFICNLIINKESTERRRIPLDAGSYRLRREKTLSDMAQRLARRSLEERVQIALDPMNPAERRIIHMALADDPDVETFSEGEEPDRKVIISPRH
- the mnmE gene encoding tRNA uridine-5-carboxymethylaminomethyl(34) synthesis GTPase MnmE is translated as MNVHRDDTICAIATAPGEGGVGIVRISGPASLSILCALYRGARGGRRTDWPSHRLLLGHVVDPDSGEAIDQVLAVYMPAPRSYTGEDVAELHGHGGAASLRRIVDVALRLGARVPDPGEFTQRAFLNGRIDLAQAEAVIDVIRARTDVSLRAAMGQFGGKLSARVRALTDQLLDWIAQLEATLDFPEDDIPSVSTDRLLRGADEVLEGLEALLARAEQGRVLRDGVRVAIVGTPNVGKSSLLNALLGEQRAIVTEVAGTTRDSIEEWLDIDGVPMRIVDTAGIRESTDRIEVEGIDRARRHLESADLVLFVVDGSRALGDDDRSIADLSAQRPRIVVVNKSDLDLAADVQAVAEPCEVVRISARSGHNLTLLRAAMVTKVAGGVVTISDETVGGNLRHRDALYRAREHVRKARETAAAGLAADFVTIDLKAAVDALGEITGANITEEVITRIFSQFCLGK
- a CDS encoding MBL fold metallo-hydrolase, which translates into the protein MASGSCQRSTVLASKGSPSISPWGTLERVAVAAADGAGLAGEGSGGAALHPFRTAVSRAAALRSEGHRTGEHFHLRAWLPMRAPGTLTNRARLERGRGCRALSAHGQMGEICLIWGSSRVHGGVWDMRNHIRLMTLFLLVVALDLSGAARTAWGQERVRHLSLTFHGAAGKVGGSCFLLDADGEKVLLDCGLAFDEEGDDGGVKGDTTSFPFDPKSISAVVVSHIHLDHAGALPLLVKRGFRGRIHATRVTRELAAIALQSCYRYGDFGVEPFYTSASSGRRSSAVHSRDDCDAGARMKARTTFQAHRSALAAQHQHMCRTCLRLELDDVMRLFVEHPYHVSFSITSHLTAVLQPTGHLPGSAMTTVIMQRASGKYRVIWSGDYGGGTHPFLPAPETVGEGQVLLVESTYGGNTDPERDPAPAFIAAVASALKQGRRVLVPAFTLDRSQRVLAALARGRREGGLPEVPVYITSRTIDAFTRAYQGFSRDRATYGESFNAAFFDDPFRGLSWRMLRSKSIPQGPSVVVASSADGRYGACAALLEPYVTDPRAAIIKVGWASPSSPMGRLYAASQKGAREVELTSTQRVSLQASLAAVSLSGHGHASTVARLATGCRGLQRLFLVHGEPDGLARFAAYLRTLLPRSVQVRIPAMGERVELF